TCTTCCCATGCGTTGGCAACGAGTAAGGCTATTTCTTTAGCGTTACGTAAGGTATTCATAGAAAAGGCAATTCGAAATCAGGCTAAATTTTGTCGGAATTATCTTCTTTAATCTTATTCCCACTTCAGTTGTCTGATTTGTCTCCATCCGGTTATTGAATAAGAAAACATTATAAATGTTTAACATTCCAATTCCATCACCTGACGGATGATCATCCTCACAACAAAACTATTCTATACAGCCCCGTATATTTCAATGGGACAAAATCAACCAATCCGCTTTATAATAAATCGAAATTATTTACTTTAGTCTTGTTTCGTTGATCTTTCTGGTTTTGCACAGGAGCAATTTACTGGCTGTCAATAGCCAGAATATTCTGAAAATCTTACAGCAAGACTATTCTACGTAATTCCGTAATAAATTAAGCTCCCTTTCAAATTGTCTAAAAAAGAAAAAAATGGCAGCCCCACCAGGACTCGAACCTAGAAATACTGAACCAAAATCAGGTGTGTTACCAATTACACTATGGGGCTGTCTGCTCAGGCATTTCTGCCGTTGCGGGGCGCAGTAAACCACACGGGGCGCAGTCTGACAAGAGAAAAAATCCGAACGGCGGGAATATGCCTCTCCGGCGATGCCCGGAACAGGAGGATGCGGATTCCATTTTCCTTCCCTGGTTGAGTATCTTGCCATGATCAGCTGTTGACCCCGTATTGTTCCGGATCTTCCGCTACTTTGGGGGCTCCCTCATCCTCGGAAAAATCATTCAAATAACTCTTTTTCCTGACATCCATGATGTTGTCCGCCCACAGCTCACACTGGCTCATGACGGTTTGAAGAGCCTCCGGCACATCATCGGGCGGGTACTTGTATTTTTTCAAAAGACGTTTGATCATGGTGCGCATTTTTGCCCGCGCCTGGGTGCGCTTTTGCCAGTCGATGGTGCTGTTTCTGCGCAGAGCCTCCGTCAGTTCCCTGCTCACGGCGATCAGCTCGTTATTTTTATAGAAATCCTTAACGGCCTGCGGCCTGTTCAGCGCGTCGTAAAAAGCTTCTTCTTCGGGGGAAAGGCCATGATTTCTTCCTTCCTTGCGGGCTTCCGCCATCTGTTTCGCGAGTTTCAGCATCTCCGCAATGACTTCTTCATTGGTAATTAACCCATTGATGTAGGAATTAATCAGCCGCTGCATCTTTTTGCTGAATTTTTCCGACTTGACGATGTTGGTCCTCTTGTAAATGGAGACCTGTTCCAGAATCAGTTTTTTAAGCAATTCCAGGGCAAGGTTCTTTTCCTTCATCCTCGCAATTTCCTCCAGAAACGTTGGGTCAAAAAGAGAAAACTCCCTGGAAACATCGGAAAACAAATTGATGACGCCTTCGCTCCGGATGCTTTGTTTTAACAGTGCGTTAATTCTGTCGTTCATCTCCTTCAGGGAAATTTTCTTCCCGGCCCCCGCGCTTCTGAGCCTTTGCACCAGAACCCGGACGGACTCAAAGAAGGCGGCTTCGAAACGGTCGGTTTCCTGGGTGATGGAGGCGCACAGGGACAGGGCCTGGCGCAGCATCAGCGCTTCCCTGAGGAAACATTCCTGTTTCTTTTCCTTATCCCTGCCAATGATAAAATTAACCGCTCCGCTGATGCATCTGGCACGTTCAAGATCAGTACCCATCGTGAATCCGGAATAGTCAAATCCATGGAACAGATCCCGGCAGATGCTGAGTTTTTCCAGAAACTTGGGATGGGCCGCTTTGGCCACGTCGGTATCTCCGTAGTTGGCTTTATCCCGGCCTGTGTAATCATTCATCGCCTGCTTCAGGGCGGAAGCGATGCCCACATAATCCACCACCAGCCCCCCTTCCTTGTCGCCGAACACGCGGTTGACGCGGGCAATGGCCTGCATGAGGTTATGGCCGCTCATCGGCTTGTAGACATACATGGTCGCCAGGGAGGGCACGTCAAACCCGGTCAGCCACATATCCACCACAATGGCGATTTTCATCGGGCTGTCATTATCCTTGAACTCCCTGGCCAATTCATTTTTGTAGCTCTTATTGCCGATGATTTCCCTCCATTCTTCCGGATCATTATTTCCGGAAGTCATCACCACCTTTGCCTTTTCTGTCCATTCCGGGCGCAATTCCAGCATGCGCCGGTAAATTTTCATGGCGATGGGGCGGGAATAAGCCACAATCATGGCCTTGCCCGTCAGCAGACCTTCCCGGTAATGCTCATAGTGATCCAGAATGTCGTGGACAAGGGAATCAATGGTGTTGTCATTGCCCAGAATGGCTTCCATTTGCCCCAGCTGCCGCTTGCTGC
This DNA window, taken from Akkermansia muciniphila, encodes the following:
- a CDS encoding type I restriction endonuclease subunit R — encoded protein: MAGAYTEDSYEKSVVELFQNMGYTYVYGPDVERDYHLPFYEDELKSAIFHLNPALPEEAVTEALNKLKNIDNGELVQRNAVFMNYLQNGISVQYRDKGEVRSDIVYLADYNNPDNNSFVVANQWTFMENSCKRPDMILFLNGLPVVLVELKSPSREETDASEAYRQLRNYMKEIPSMFVYNAICVMSDQMTSKAGTITSGEDRFMEWKTVDGSYENTRFAQFDTFFEGLFRKQRLLDILKNFICFSNNGKETVKILAGYHQYFAVKKAIESTRNATLTDGKGGVFWHTQGSGKSLSMVFYAHLLQEALESPTIVVLTDRNDLDDQLYGQFAKCKGFLRQEPIRAESREHLKKLLQGRKANGIFFTTMQKFEESHEALSERRNIIVMADEAHRGQYGLAEKIRISTNEEGEKIAKRVVGTARIIRNSLPNATYIGFTGTPVSTKDRSTREVFGDYIDVYDMTQAVEDGATRPVYYESRVIKLNLDQETLKRIDDEYELMAANSDPDVIERSKRQLGQMEAILGNDNTIDSLVHDILDHYEHYREGLLTGKAMIVAYSRPIAMKIYRRMLELRPEWTEKAKVVMTSGNNDPEEWREIIGNKSYKNELAREFKDNDSPMKIAIVVDMWLTGFDVPSLATMYVYKPMSGHNLMQAIARVNRVFGDKEGGLVVDYVGIASALKQAMNDYTGRDKANYGDTDVAKAAHPKFLEKLSICRDLFHGFDYSGFTMGTDLERARCISGAVNFIIGRDKEKKQECFLREALMLRQALSLCASITQETDRFEAAFFESVRVLVQRLRSAGAGKKISLKEMNDRINALLKQSIRSEGVINLFSDVSREFSLFDPTFLEEIARMKEKNLALELLKKLILEQVSIYKRTNIVKSEKFSKKMQRLINSYINGLITNEEVIAEMLKLAKQMAEARKEGRNHGLSPEEEAFYDALNRPQAVKDFYKNNELIAVSRELTEALRRNSTIDWQKRTQARAKMRTMIKRLLKKYKYPPDDVPEALQTVMSQCELWADNIMDVRKKSYLNDFSEDEGAPKVAEDPEQYGVNS